The following is a genomic window from Aeromonas sp. FDAARGOS 1405.
GAGGGGCAAAGCGGCGAGACCATTCTGGATGTGGCGCTGCGCAACGGTATCGAAATCGAGCACGCCTGCGAGAAATCCTGTGCCTGCACTACCTGCCACTGCGTGGTGCGCGAGGGCTTTGACTCGCTCGAGCCAAGCGACGAGCTGGAAGACGACATGCTGGACAAGGCGTGGGGGTTGGAGCCGGAATCCCGTCTCAGCTGCCAGGCAAAACTGGCGGACGAGGATCTGGTGGTGGAATTGCCCAAGTACACCCTGAACCTTGCCTCTGAACGCCATTAATTACACATGAGTGAATTGCACGTGCAGCATCCTGTGGTGCTTCAGTGATATGGTGGAAGGCCGTGACCCTCGGGGGCACGGCCTTTTTTGTATTCGTTATTCTCTCTTTGCTAATAAGCTCTTTCCCATAAAGAGTGCTTATACATAGTGCCAGTAAAAAGGAAGCAAACACGATGGCTGACATGATGAAGGTAGCGTTATCCACCCAGGCTGCGGCTGCCTATTGGGGCGAGGGCGCCCAGCTCAGTTTCAATGGCGACGAGGCACTGATCCATCTCGGTGCCGCCGGTCAGGAGAAGGATGTCCTGCGCACCGTTCAGCGCGCTGCCCGTCGCCTCGAATCGAGCGGGATCAAGCGGGTGACGCTGGCTGGAGAGGGGTGGGATCTGGAGCGTCGCTACGCGTTCGCCCAGGGGTTCTACGCCGCCAAGGGAGCCCGTGAACTGGATTTCGGCCAGCAGAGCGACGCGGACGCCCGTGAACTGAATGCGCTGCTCAAGGCTGCTCGCTGGGTACGTGACATCACCAATGGCTGTCCGGAAGAGATCTACCCCATGAGTCTGGCGGAATCGGCCCTGTTGCTTATTCGTGGTCTGGCCGGGGATCAGGTTACTGCCCGCATCACCGCCGGTGAAGCGCTACGTGAGTCTGGCCATATCGGGATCTGGTCGGTTGGCCGTGGCAGCGAGCGCGAGCCTGTGCTGCTGGAGCTAGACTACAACCCGACCGGTGATCGCCATGCGCCCGTGGTGGCGGCGCTGGTGGGCAAGGGGATCACTTTTGATTCTGGCGGCTACTCCATGAAGTCCTCTGACAACATGCTGCCGATGAAGTCCGACATGGGCGGCGCCGCCATGGTCACCGGCGCGCTGGCGCTGGCCATCAGCCGCGGTTTGAACCAGCGGGTGAAGCTCATTCTCTGCTGCGCCGAGAACCTGGTCTCCGGCCACGCTTTCAAGCTGGGCGACATCCTTACCTACAAAAACGGCATTTCGGTCGAGATCCAGAACACCGATGCGGAAGGGCGTCTGGTGCTGGCCGATGGCCTGATGGCGGCCTCCGACAGCGGTGCAGCTTTTATCCTTGACGCAGCCACCCTGACCGGCGCCGCCAAGATGGCGCTGGGGCGCGACTACAATGCGGTGTTTGCCCTCGATGAGACCGAGCAGCAGCGCGCACTGGCCGCCGCCAAGGTGGAAAACGAGCAGGCGTGGGCGCTGCCGCTGGAGCCCTGGCATGCCAGCCAGCTCACCTCGGCCTTTGCCGATCTGGGCAACGTCGCCTCAGCCGAAGGCACGGCCGGTGCCACCACGGCTGCTGCGTTCCTTTCCCGTTTCGTACGTGATGAGGGCAAGGGTTGGGTGCACCTGGATCTGGCGGCCTCTTATCAGAAATCGGGTAACGATCTCTGGGCAACCGGCGCCAAGGGGCACGGTCTGCGCACCATCGCCCGCTGGCTGCAGGAGGTGACCGCATGAATGTCTGGTTAAGTCGTGAATTTGCACCGGCCGAGTGGGGGGAGGGTGCGCTGCTCTCTCACCGTGCCGACGGCATGGTGATCCATCTGGTGACGGCCAATCCGCTGCTCGATATCCAGCAGGCGGCCCGTCGCCTCTGCCTGCAAGGGATCCAGAAAGTGACCCTGGCTGGTCATTGGGAGCGTGAACAGCAGTGGGCATTTGCACAAGGGCTGCAAACCCCCAAGGCGGAGGTGCAACTGCAGTGGGCCATGTCCTCGGAAGAGGACCGAGAGGAGCTGGAAGCGCGCTGGCTCTGTGGCCGCTGGGTGCGCGAGATGACCAATGCCACCCCGGAGCAGTTGGGCCCGCTGGAGCTGGCGGTGGAAGCGGCCTCCTTTATTACCGAGCTGGCGCCGGACAAGGTGAGTCATCGCATTTTGAAAGGCGAAGCGCTGCAACAGGCGGGATGGGTTGGCCTTTACCAAGTAGGCCGCGGCAGCGAGCGCGAGCCGGTATTGCTGGAGCTTGACTTCAATCCGGGGCGCGACCCCAAGGCGCCGGTAGCGGCAGCGCTGGTGGGCAAGGGGATCACCTTTGACTCCGGCGGCTACTCCATGAAGAGCTCCGAGGGGATGCTCACCATGAAGTGTGACATGGGGGGCGCGGCGATTGTCACCGGTGCGCTGGCGCTTGCAATGCTGCGCGGGCTCGACAAGCGGGTGAAGCTTATTCTCTGCTGCGCCGAGAACCTGGTCTCCGGCCACGCCTACAAGCTGGGGGATATCCTCACTTACAAGAACGGCACCACGGTCGAGATTGTGAATACCGATGCCGAAGGGCGGCTGGTGCTGGCCGATGGCCTGCAACTGGCGAGCGAGTCCGGCGCACCGCTGATCATCGATGCCGCAACTCTGACTGGTGCTGCCGTGATGGCGCTGGGTGGGCGCTACAATGCTCTGTTTGGCCTCGATAAAGGGCTGGTAAGCCGGGCCATGACCTATGCCGATGCCGAGCATGAGCCAGCCTGGCCGTTGCCGCTGGAGCCCTGGCACCGCCAGCAGTGCCCTTCCCATTACGCCGACACGGCCAACAGCCGTCCGGTGAAGGGGGGCGGGCCG
Proteins encoded in this region:
- the fdx gene encoding ISC system 2Fe-2S type ferredoxin is translated as MPKLIILPHPVLCPDGAALEGQSGETILDVALRNGIEIEHACEKSCACTTCHCVVREGFDSLEPSDELEDDMLDKAWGLEPESRLSCQAKLADEDLVVELPKYTLNLASERH
- the pepB gene encoding aminopeptidase PepB is translated as MADMMKVALSTQAAAAYWGEGAQLSFNGDEALIHLGAAGQEKDVLRTVQRAARRLESSGIKRVTLAGEGWDLERRYAFAQGFYAAKGARELDFGQQSDADARELNALLKAARWVRDITNGCPEEIYPMSLAESALLLIRGLAGDQVTARITAGEALRESGHIGIWSVGRGSEREPVLLELDYNPTGDRHAPVVAALVGKGITFDSGGYSMKSSDNMLPMKSDMGGAAMVTGALALAISRGLNQRVKLILCCAENLVSGHAFKLGDILTYKNGISVEIQNTDAEGRLVLADGLMAASDSGAAFILDAATLTGAAKMALGRDYNAVFALDETEQQRALAAAKVENEQAWALPLEPWHASQLTSAFADLGNVASAEGTAGATTAAAFLSRFVRDEGKGWVHLDLAASYQKSGNDLWATGAKGHGLRTIARWLQEVTA
- the pepB gene encoding aminopeptidase PepB, giving the protein MNVWLSREFAPAEWGEGALLSHRADGMVIHLVTANPLLDIQQAARRLCLQGIQKVTLAGHWEREQQWAFAQGLQTPKAEVQLQWAMSSEEDREELEARWLCGRWVREMTNATPEQLGPLELAVEAASFITELAPDKVSHRILKGEALQQAGWVGLYQVGRGSEREPVLLELDFNPGRDPKAPVAAALVGKGITFDSGGYSMKSSEGMLTMKCDMGGAAIVTGALALAMLRGLDKRVKLILCCAENLVSGHAYKLGDILTYKNGTTVEIVNTDAEGRLVLADGLQLASESGAPLIIDAATLTGAAVMALGGRYNALFGLDKGLVSRAMTYADAEHEPAWPLPLEPWHRQQCPSHYADTANSRPVKGGGPGGASNAAGFLSRFVANEGMGWLHIDLAACFSDNGDALWAPGANTLGMRTIARALLAEAK